One genomic region from Sphingobacterium multivorum encodes:
- the trxA gene encoding thioredoxin encodes MALEITDSNFEEVVLKADKPVLIDFWAEWCGPCRMVGPVVEELAKDYEGKAVVGKVNVDENPEISVRYGIRNIPALLFFKNGEIVDKQIGAVPKSVLNEKLEKQLA; translated from the coding sequence ATGGCATTAGAAATTACAGATAGCAACTTTGAAGAAGTTGTCTTAAAAGCAGACAAACCAGTATTAATCGATTTTTGGGCAGAGTGGTGTGGTCCTTGCCGTATGGTAGGTCCTGTGGTTGAAGAATTGGCTAAGGATTATGAAGGTAAAGCTGTTGTAGGAAAAGTGAATGTAGATGAAAATCCAGAGATTTCTGTTCGTTATGGCATTCGTAATATTCCAGCTTTATTGTTCTTTAAAAATGGAGAAATCGTTGATAAACAAATTGGAGCTGTTCCAAAATCAGTATTGAACGAGAAATTGGAAAAACAATTAGCATAA
- a CDS encoding glycosyltransferase family 2 protein: protein MSKLPKVAVVILNWNGRFFLEKFLPSVYNSSYPNVEFVIGDNASDDDSISFVKQYYPTITILENDKNYGFAGGYNKILQRVDADYYVLLNSDVEVSQNWIEPVIEYLERNPSLAAAQPKIRSFHDKQKFEHAGAAGGYLDYFGFPFCKGRILHEVEDDAGQYDKESEIFWASGAALFIRSKAWKEADGLDEDFFAHMEEIDLCWRLKKMGYGIGYCPKSVVYHVGGGTLNASNPKKTYLNFRNNMVMLQKNLPLGKAIWIIFIRLWFDFAALAKFLIDRKPKDAWAISRAHQYFFLNIFKNAKKRKKYKAKENTKGHYTKSIIIDFYTNNKHKFSQLNPEDFK, encoded by the coding sequence ATGAGTAAATTACCCAAAGTAGCTGTCGTTATCCTCAATTGGAATGGTCGATTTTTCCTAGAAAAATTTTTGCCATCCGTATATAATAGTTCGTATCCGAATGTCGAATTTGTCATTGGAGACAATGCCTCCGATGATGATTCAATTTCATTTGTGAAACAGTACTATCCGACGATTACTATACTTGAAAATGATAAAAACTATGGCTTCGCAGGAGGTTATAACAAAATACTGCAGCGTGTAGATGCTGATTACTATGTACTCCTCAATTCGGATGTCGAAGTGAGCCAAAACTGGATTGAACCCGTGATTGAATACTTGGAAAGAAACCCTTCCCTCGCAGCAGCACAGCCTAAAATCCGTTCATTTCATGACAAGCAGAAGTTTGAACATGCCGGAGCCGCCGGTGGCTATCTGGATTACTTTGGCTTTCCTTTCTGCAAAGGGAGAATCCTACATGAAGTAGAAGATGATGCGGGACAGTACGATAAGGAATCCGAGATCTTTTGGGCATCTGGAGCTGCGCTTTTTATTCGCTCAAAAGCCTGGAAGGAAGCAGATGGCCTTGATGAAGATTTCTTTGCCCATATGGAGGAAATCGACCTGTGTTGGCGATTAAAGAAAATGGGCTACGGCATAGGCTATTGCCCTAAATCTGTTGTTTATCATGTTGGTGGAGGAACCCTCAATGCAAGTAATCCCAAAAAGACTTACCTCAATTTTAGGAATAATATGGTCATGCTGCAAAAAAACCTACCGTTAGGCAAAGCCATATGGATTATTTTCATCAGGCTTTGGTTTGACTTTGCTGCCCTTGCTAAGTTTCTGATCGACAGAAAACCTAAGGATGCTTGGGCAATCAGTCGTGCGCATCAGTATTTCTTCTTGAATATTTTCAAAAATGCTAAAAAACGAAAAAAATACAAGGCGAAAGAAAATACAAAAGGGCATTACACAAAATCAATTATCATTGATTTTTACACAAATAACAAACATAAATTTTCACAGCTAAATCCAGAGGATTTTAAATAG
- a CDS encoding Cof-type HAD-IIB family hydrolase: MIKAIFFDIDGTLLSFKTHQVPESTQQAFQLLKEKNIKVFVSTGRSYNQLGHIRYLDFDGYITFNGGYCVTKEQEVIYKNNIPQKDIRSLLDYAKKREDLTFSFMSEKEISLNQVTPEVQRMYEQVNVPTPPIRDYEKDFDLDSVMQVNVFINPEEEAEFMENVMPNSVASRWTPIFADVNPMGQSKKIGIDVFLDHFNFTLEETMSFGDGGNDITMLAHTHIGIAMGNANPEVKEIADYITDSVDENGIWNALKHFNII; encoded by the coding sequence ATGATTAAAGCGATCTTTTTTGACATCGATGGAACTTTGCTAAGTTTCAAAACGCATCAAGTTCCCGAATCTACTCAACAGGCATTTCAATTATTAAAAGAAAAAAATATCAAGGTATTTGTTTCAACAGGAAGATCCTACAATCAGCTGGGGCATATTCGTTACCTCGATTTTGATGGATATATCACCTTCAATGGCGGGTATTGCGTCACAAAGGAACAGGAAGTCATTTATAAAAATAACATCCCTCAAAAAGACATTCGCTCCTTATTGGATTATGCTAAAAAGCGTGAGGACCTGACTTTTTCATTTATGTCCGAAAAGGAAATTTCCTTAAACCAGGTTACACCTGAGGTACAACGAATGTACGAACAGGTCAATGTGCCGACACCACCTATTCGGGATTACGAAAAGGATTTTGATCTGGACTCCGTTATGCAGGTCAATGTTTTCATCAATCCTGAAGAAGAAGCTGAATTCATGGAAAATGTGATGCCAAATTCAGTTGCTTCGAGATGGACGCCCATTTTTGCGGATGTCAATCCGATGGGGCAAAGCAAAAAAATTGGAATAGATGTTTTTTTAGATCATTTCAACTTTACCTTGGAAGAAACTATGTCATTTGGTGACGGCGGAAACGATATTACCATGCTAGCGCACACCCATATTGGAATTGCTATGGGTAATGCAAATCCCGAGGTAAAGGAAATTGCAGATTATATAACAGACAGCGTTGATGAAAATGGCATCTGGAATGCATTAAAACACTTCAATATCATCTAA
- the rpsR gene encoding 30S ribosomal protein S18: MANENIQYVTAPKVEDNRKKYCRFKKNGIKYIDYKDANFLMKFVNDQGKILPRRLTGTSLKFQRKVAQAVKRARHIGLLPYLADAIK, from the coding sequence ATGGCTAACGAAAATATCCAATACGTAACTGCTCCTAAAGTAGAGGACAACCGTAAAAAATACTGTCGTTTCAAAAAGAATGGTATCAAATATATCGATTATAAAGATGCTAACTTCTTGATGAAATTTGTAAATGATCAAGGTAAAATCTTACCTCGTCGTTTAACTGGTACATCTTTGAAATTTCAACGTAAAGTAGCTCAAGCTGTTAAACGTGCTCGTCACATCGGCTTATTACCTTACTTAGCTGATGCAATTAAATAA
- the dapA gene encoding 4-hydroxy-tetrahydrodipicolinate synthase, with protein sequence MNELHGAGVALVTPFNSDESVDFEALGQLIDLQINEGMDYLVSLGTTGEVATLTNDERKRIWDFTVKRVNGRLPLVAGIGGNNTAEIVEQIKNFDPTGFCAILSVSPYYNKPTQEGIYQHYKAVASASPLPVILYNVPGRTGSNITAQTTLRLANDFSNIVAIKEASGNFAQFSEILRDKPAEFLLISGDDPVTLPMMSLGAAGIISVIGNALPKKVATLAKLCAEGNYAEARSIHNELLNITDLCFIEGNPAGVKYILQELGIGKDQLRLPLVPVSEKIQAAIKEELKKLN encoded by the coding sequence ATGAACGAGCTTCACGGCGCAGGAGTAGCATTAGTCACTCCTTTTAACTCAGATGAATCTGTTGATTTCGAAGCATTAGGTCAGCTAATTGACTTGCAAATCAACGAAGGTATGGATTATTTGGTTTCTTTAGGTACAACTGGAGAAGTTGCCACTTTAACCAATGATGAACGAAAGCGCATCTGGGATTTTACTGTCAAGCGCGTGAACGGTAGACTACCCTTGGTTGCTGGAATTGGTGGAAATAATACGGCCGAAATTGTGGAGCAAATTAAAAACTTTGATCCAACAGGTTTTTGCGCAATTCTATCGGTATCTCCTTACTACAACAAACCAACACAAGAAGGCATTTACCAGCATTATAAGGCTGTTGCAAGCGCCTCTCCACTTCCAGTTATTTTATACAATGTACCTGGACGTACGGGTAGCAATATAACAGCACAGACAACATTGCGACTGGCCAATGATTTTTCGAATATCGTAGCCATCAAAGAAGCTTCCGGCAATTTTGCACAATTCAGCGAAATTCTACGGGATAAACCAGCAGAATTTCTATTGATTTCCGGAGACGATCCGGTTACCTTGCCGATGATGTCGCTTGGCGCTGCTGGTATCATTTCAGTGATCGGAAATGCGTTACCGAAAAAGGTAGCCACATTAGCGAAGTTATGTGCTGAAGGCAATTATGCCGAAGCTAGATCAATCCACAATGAACTTCTTAACATCACAGATCTATGTTTTATTGAAGGAAACCCAGCTGGTGTAAAATACATTTTGCAGGAATTGGGGATTGGAAAAGATCAATTAAGACTTCCTTTAGTGCCTGTTAGCGAAAAAATCCAGGCAGCTATCAAAGAAGAATTAAAGAAATTGAACTAA
- the rpsF gene encoding 30S ribosomal protein S6, with amino-acid sequence MQQYESVIVLTPLLSDDAAKEVIAKFKNILTEGGAEIVAEDNWGLKKLAYPIQKKTTGFYHLTEFKAPGELINKLEVEYKRDERIMRFLTVSLDKHAKAYNEKKRSGAFNKKAETKTEEGAN; translated from the coding sequence ATGCAACAGTACGAATCTGTAATCGTTCTTACCCCGTTGCTTTCTGATGATGCTGCGAAAGAAGTAATCGCAAAATTCAAAAACATCTTAACAGAAGGCGGAGCCGAGATTGTCGCTGAAGACAATTGGGGTTTGAAAAAATTAGCGTATCCAATCCAGAAAAAAACGACTGGATTTTATCACTTAACTGAATTCAAGGCTCCAGGTGAATTAATCAATAAATTAGAGGTTGAATACAAACGTGATGAGCGCATTATGCGTTTCTTGACTGTAAGCTTAGACAAACATGCCAAAGCATACAACGAGAAAAAACGTAGCGGTGCATTCAACAAAAAAGCTGAAACTAAAACTGAGGAGGGCGCAAACTAA
- the ligA gene encoding NAD-dependent DNA ligase LigA: MLVMDIEKKIKDLTAELNHYNYQYYVLANSVISDYDFDLKLKELEALEAQYPNFADPNSPTQRIGGDITSRFQTEKHRWPMLSLGNTYSQAELLDFDQRIRKIIGDQFEYVCELKFDGLSISLTYENGLLSKAVTRGDGTQGDVVTNNVKTIRSIPIKLKEGDYPDQFEIRGEIFMHKSAFLRLNKERADNEEQTYANPRNFASGTIKLQDSAEVAKRPLDCFLYFLYCDNRTNLFHDHWNSLNHVKDWGFHVSEHSRKCSTLTDVFAFIDYWDVERHNLGYEIDGIVIKVNDYAQQEELGFTAKNPRWAISYKFKAERVETILNSISYQVGRTGAVTPVANLQPVQLAGTTVKRASLHNANEIARLDLHEHDTVFVEKGGEIIPKIIGVNLDKRLSGSTSFVYPTSCPECGAALIRQEGEAVHYCPNETGCPPQIVGKMQHFIGRKMMDIEGMGDETVDTFFKKGLLHNIVDIYGLKDHQDDLQQLERFGQKSIDNMLNGIEKSKEKPFEKVLFSLGIRHVGETIAKKLAQHFKNIDALAQASTEEIEGVQDIGRRIAESVKEYLDNPIHQQQIVALRNYGLNFEIEEKEIILASNSLEGKTFLISGVFADHSREELAAVIESNGGKMLSSISAKLSYLVAGDKMGPSKLAKAEKLGIPMINDQELLELINPK, from the coding sequence ATGTTGGTGATGGATATTGAAAAAAAGATAAAAGACTTAACGGCAGAGCTCAACCATTATAACTATCAATACTATGTATTGGCGAACAGTGTTATTTCGGACTACGACTTCGACCTTAAATTAAAGGAACTCGAAGCGCTGGAAGCTCAATATCCCAACTTTGCCGACCCCAACTCCCCGACACAGCGTATTGGTGGGGATATTACCTCCCGATTTCAAACGGAAAAACACCGCTGGCCGATGCTTTCATTGGGCAACACGTACAGTCAGGCGGAACTACTCGACTTCGACCAACGGATCCGCAAAATCATCGGCGATCAGTTTGAGTATGTTTGTGAATTAAAATTTGATGGTTTATCGATCAGTCTGACGTATGAAAATGGCCTACTAAGTAAAGCCGTTACACGCGGTGATGGCACACAAGGCGATGTTGTCACAAACAATGTGAAAACAATTCGTTCTATCCCGATCAAACTCAAAGAAGGCGATTATCCAGATCAATTCGAAATACGAGGTGAAATATTTATGCACAAATCAGCTTTTCTTCGACTGAATAAGGAACGAGCCGATAATGAAGAGCAAACCTATGCCAACCCAAGAAATTTCGCTTCTGGAACCATTAAACTTCAAGATTCTGCTGAAGTTGCCAAACGCCCATTGGACTGTTTCCTTTACTTTTTGTACTGCGACAACAGAACAAATCTATTTCACGATCATTGGAATAGCTTAAACCATGTCAAAGACTGGGGATTCCACGTCAGCGAGCATAGCAGAAAATGCAGCACATTAACCGATGTTTTTGCATTTATTGACTATTGGGATGTCGAACGTCATAACCTAGGATATGAAATTGATGGAATCGTTATTAAAGTAAATGATTATGCACAACAGGAAGAGCTTGGCTTTACGGCCAAAAATCCACGTTGGGCAATATCCTATAAATTCAAAGCCGAGCGTGTAGAAACCATTCTTAACTCGATTAGTTATCAAGTTGGACGTACCGGCGCCGTTACACCTGTTGCCAACCTTCAACCTGTACAACTGGCAGGCACAACGGTAAAGCGCGCGTCCTTACACAATGCAAATGAAATCGCACGTCTCGATCTACACGAACATGACACTGTCTTTGTGGAAAAAGGGGGCGAAATTATCCCTAAAATAATCGGGGTAAACCTCGACAAAAGGTTATCGGGATCGACAAGTTTTGTCTACCCGACTTCCTGTCCGGAATGCGGCGCAGCACTTATACGGCAAGAAGGGGAAGCAGTACACTACTGCCCGAATGAAACCGGATGCCCGCCGCAAATTGTTGGCAAAATGCAGCATTTTATCGGACGAAAAATGATGGATATCGAAGGAATGGGAGACGAGACCGTGGATACTTTCTTCAAAAAAGGTTTGTTACACAACATCGTTGACATCTATGGTCTCAAAGACCATCAGGATGATCTACAACAACTGGAACGTTTCGGTCAAAAATCAATCGATAACATGCTCAACGGCATTGAAAAATCCAAAGAAAAACCTTTTGAAAAAGTTTTATTTTCGCTTGGAATACGTCATGTCGGCGAGACGATTGCAAAAAAATTAGCCCAGCATTTCAAAAATATTGATGCACTAGCGCAAGCCTCAACAGAGGAAATCGAAGGAGTACAAGATATTGGACGTCGCATTGCGGAGAGTGTCAAAGAATATTTAGACAATCCAATTCATCAACAACAGATTGTCGCGCTGCGAAATTATGGCTTAAATTTCGAAATTGAGGAAAAGGAGATCATCCTGGCGAGCAATTCACTTGAAGGGAAAACTTTTCTGATTTCCGGTGTATTTGCAGACCATTCACGTGAAGAGCTGGCAGCAGTAATTGAAAGCAACGGCGGAAAGATGTTATCTTCTATTTCTGCCAAACTAAGCTACCTCGTGGCAGGAGATAAAATGGGACCGTCCAAACTAGCGAAGGCTGAAAAATTGGGTATCCCGATGATTAATGATCAAGAACTATTAGAACTCATTAATCCCAAGTAA
- the rplI gene encoding 50S ribosomal protein L9, protein MEVILKQDIKGLGEQNDIVNVKPGFGRNYLIPQGFAIQATESAKKVLAENIKQAQFKQEKIKKDATELAGKLEAIKLSIGAKAGESGKIFGKVNSIQIADALKAKGFDVDRRRITFEVEPKELGEYIANLNLHKEVKVQVPFEVIAE, encoded by the coding sequence ATGGAAGTAATTTTAAAACAAGATATCAAAGGCTTAGGTGAGCAAAACGATATCGTTAATGTAAAACCAGGTTTCGGTCGTAACTACTTAATCCCGCAAGGATTTGCTATCCAAGCGACTGAATCTGCAAAGAAAGTTTTAGCTGAGAACATCAAACAAGCTCAGTTCAAACAAGAAAAAATCAAAAAGGACGCTACTGAATTAGCAGGTAAATTGGAAGCTATCAAACTTTCAATTGGTGCTAAAGCAGGTGAATCTGGTAAAATCTTTGGTAAAGTAAACAGCATTCAAATTGCTGATGCGTTGAAAGCAAAAGGTTTTGATGTAGATCGTCGTCGTATCACTTTCGAAGTAGAACCTAAAGAATTAGGTGAATACATCGCTAACTTAAACTTACACAAAGAAGTGAAAGTTCAAGTTCCTTTCGAAGTAATTGCTGAATAA
- the dnaE gene encoding DNA polymerase III subunit alpha, which yields MYIIFDTETTGLPKRWDAPITDTDNWPRCIQLAWQIHDEMGNLVEHHDFLVKPDGFDIPYDSEKIHGISTALAEEQGLPLQEVLEKFNVALNKAKFVVGQNLGFDLNIMGCEFYRYGVTSNMANMPVLDTCTEVTAELLKIPGGRGGRYKLPNLTELHSYLFGVPFAEAHNATADVEATTRCFLELVRREVFTAEELQVDTGYFVDFKTNNPGPIPTAGLKHINLKAASDEIRKRSQPDEVKVVVDADALAALKDAKFAHLHNHSQFSILQSTMSYDRLVSAAVKDNMPAVALTDHGNMMGAFEFVSRVIGHNKEVEAQNAEAIENGQEPTGQLLKPIVGCEFFVCENHKDKSRKDNGYQIVLLAKNKRGYHNLAKLASFAYTAGFYYVPRIDKDLILQYKEDVIALSGNLQGEVPNKILNIGESQAEEALLWWKEQFGDDFYLELMRHGQEDEDRVNQTLLKFSRKYQVKVVATNNTYYEKKGDAHAHDILLCVKDGEKLSTPKGRGRGFRFGLPNQEYYFKSSDEMKALFKDLPEAILNIQEIVDKVEIFKLNRDVLLPKFDIPEEFQVEADLEDGGKRGENKYLAHLCYVGAKKRYQEITDDIRERLDFELATIEKTGYPGYFLIVQDFIAAARDMGVSVGPGRGSAAGSAVAYCLGITNIDPIKYDLLFERFLNPDRVSMPDIDIDFDDEGRGRVMQYVINKYGASQVAQIITYGTMAAKSSIKDTARVLDLPLGDANEIAKLIPNLKLSKIFTLDDAGLKEKLRTEEIEAVNRLKSIADGAGLEAETIRQARVLEGSVRNTGIHACGVIITPDDITNFVPVSLAKDSDLYVTQFDNHVVESAGLLKMDFLGLKTLTLIKDTVENVKLSHGIVLDPDQFPIDDELTYELFQRGETIGVFQYESPGMQKYMRDLKPTVFADLIAMNALYRPGPIEYIPSFIKRKHGIDPIVYDLDACEEYLKETYGITVYQEQVMLLSQKLAGFSKGDADVLRKAMGKKQKAVLDKMKPKFVSQAEEKGHNAKVLEKIWTDWEAFASYAFNKSHSTCYAWVAYQTAYLKAHFPAEYMAAVLSNNMNDIKQVTFFMEECKRMGLQVLGPDVNESYYKFTVNESGAIRFGIGAVKGVGAGAVDAIVQTRQSGLYKSVFDMAKRIDLRAVNKKAFESLAYAGGFDSFENTHRAQYFHSDENSTGMEKAIRFGQRFKENESSAQASLFGVGGAAELPEPVLAPCPQWGLIEKLKYEKDVIGIYLTSHPLDTYRFEIEHFCQNSVSDLALINKVKAAEVDEETLLEFNRIKNKELVIGGIIASANHRLTKTGKPFASFIIEDYSDSYDMAVFGEEYVKLKGYLQEGYFVQLRGLVQERFRQVGNWGFELRSVQLLSDLREKMAKSFTINIPLPKLNEAFLDGIKDILAQNEIEGVVPNCQLKFKIWDPQDEISVEMPAKSLKINLTNEFLDCIDKFEGINYRLN from the coding sequence ATGTATATTATTTTCGATACGGAAACGACGGGTTTGCCTAAGCGTTGGGACGCACCAATTACCGATACGGACAATTGGCCTCGCTGTATTCAATTGGCTTGGCAGATTCATGATGAGATGGGAAATTTGGTCGAACATCACGATTTCTTGGTTAAGCCAGATGGATTTGATATACCCTATGACTCTGAAAAAATACACGGCATATCGACTGCATTGGCAGAAGAGCAGGGATTGCCGCTCCAGGAGGTCTTAGAGAAATTCAATGTGGCCTTGAATAAAGCCAAGTTTGTTGTTGGACAAAATCTTGGTTTTGATTTAAATATCATGGGCTGTGAATTTTACCGTTATGGTGTCACGTCCAATATGGCTAATATGCCTGTATTGGATACCTGTACGGAAGTAACAGCTGAACTTCTGAAAATCCCAGGCGGACGGGGCGGACGCTATAAGTTGCCTAACCTTACCGAGCTGCATTCTTATTTATTTGGAGTACCGTTTGCTGAGGCACATAATGCAACAGCCGACGTGGAAGCGACAACACGTTGTTTTCTGGAGCTTGTAAGAAGAGAAGTATTCACTGCCGAAGAACTTCAGGTCGATACGGGCTACTTTGTCGATTTTAAAACGAACAATCCTGGTCCTATACCCACTGCTGGACTGAAACATATCAACCTAAAAGCAGCTTCTGATGAAATTAGAAAACGGTCTCAGCCCGATGAAGTCAAGGTTGTTGTTGATGCGGACGCATTAGCAGCCTTAAAGGATGCCAAATTTGCCCATTTACATAACCACTCTCAGTTTTCGATCTTGCAGTCCACGATGTCATACGATAGGTTGGTTTCGGCAGCGGTCAAGGATAATATGCCTGCGGTTGCATTGACCGATCATGGAAATATGATGGGCGCCTTTGAATTTGTGTCTCGTGTTATTGGACATAACAAGGAGGTAGAAGCGCAGAATGCCGAGGCGATTGAAAATGGGCAGGAGCCTACTGGTCAACTTTTAAAACCAATTGTTGGTTGTGAATTTTTTGTTTGCGAAAACCACAAAGATAAGTCCCGAAAGGACAATGGGTATCAAATTGTATTATTGGCAAAGAATAAACGGGGGTACCATAACCTGGCTAAACTGGCTTCCTTTGCGTATACTGCTGGGTTCTATTATGTACCCCGTATTGATAAAGATCTTATCCTTCAATATAAGGAAGATGTTATTGCCCTGTCGGGTAACCTACAAGGGGAAGTACCTAATAAAATACTGAATATTGGTGAGAGCCAGGCCGAAGAGGCCCTGCTATGGTGGAAAGAGCAATTTGGAGATGATTTTTATCTTGAATTGATGCGCCATGGTCAGGAAGATGAAGATCGTGTGAATCAAACCCTGCTTAAATTTTCCCGCAAATATCAGGTCAAAGTTGTTGCAACCAATAATACGTATTACGAGAAGAAAGGCGATGCGCATGCGCATGATATTTTGCTCTGTGTGAAAGATGGTGAGAAGCTATCGACTCCAAAAGGTAGGGGACGTGGATTCCGTTTTGGTTTACCCAATCAGGAATATTATTTCAAATCTTCAGATGAAATGAAGGCCCTTTTTAAAGATCTACCCGAAGCAATTTTAAATATTCAGGAGATTGTCGATAAGGTAGAGATATTTAAGTTAAACCGCGATGTCCTTTTACCTAAATTTGATATTCCTGAGGAATTTCAAGTGGAAGCCGATCTGGAGGATGGTGGAAAACGTGGTGAAAATAAATACCTTGCTCATCTATGTTATGTTGGGGCAAAAAAACGTTATCAGGAAATTACGGACGATATTCGTGAACGTCTAGACTTTGAGTTGGCGACAATCGAGAAGACGGGATATCCCGGATACTTTCTGATCGTACAGGATTTTATTGCTGCTGCTCGTGATATGGGAGTTTCTGTTGGGCCTGGACGTGGGTCGGCTGCCGGTTCTGCTGTCGCTTATTGTCTTGGTATTACCAATATCGATCCGATCAAATATGATTTACTTTTTGAGCGTTTCCTAAATCCTGACCGTGTATCCATGCCCGATATCGATATTGACTTCGATGATGAGGGCCGTGGGCGCGTCATGCAATATGTAATCAATAAATATGGGGCCAGTCAAGTTGCCCAAATTATTACTTATGGTACTATGGCTGCCAAGTCATCCATTAAGGACACGGCGCGCGTATTGGATTTGCCTTTAGGTGATGCCAATGAAATTGCCAAGCTGATCCCAAATCTTAAATTATCTAAAATTTTTACCTTGGATGATGCGGGGTTAAAGGAAAAGCTAAGAACTGAAGAGATCGAAGCTGTGAATAGGCTAAAGTCTATTGCCGATGGAGCTGGGCTTGAGGCCGAAACGATCCGACAGGCTAGGGTTTTGGAAGGTTCTGTTCGGAATACAGGTATTCATGCCTGTGGTGTTATTATTACGCCAGACGATATTACTAATTTCGTTCCTGTTTCTTTGGCAAAAGACTCTGATCTGTATGTGACGCAGTTCGATAACCACGTGGTTGAAAGTGCCGGCTTGCTGAAAATGGACTTTTTGGGCTTAAAGACACTGACACTGATTAAAGATACGGTTGAAAATGTCAAATTAAGCCATGGTATTGTGCTTGATCCGGATCAATTTCCGATTGATGATGAGCTTACGTATGAGCTCTTTCAGCGTGGAGAAACCATAGGTGTGTTCCAGTATGAATCTCCTGGAATGCAGAAATACATGCGCGACCTTAAGCCGACGGTATTTGCCGATTTGATTGCGATGAATGCACTCTATCGTCCGGGGCCAATCGAATATATTCCAAGTTTTATTAAGCGTAAGCACGGTATAGACCCCATTGTTTACGATTTGGATGCTTGTGAGGAATACCTCAAGGAAACCTACGGTATTACAGTATACCAGGAGCAGGTTATGCTTTTGTCTCAAAAGTTAGCCGGATTCTCGAAAGGTGATGCCGATGTCTTGCGTAAGGCCATGGGTAAGAAGCAAAAGGCTGTGTTGGATAAGATGAAACCTAAGTTTGTTTCACAAGCAGAGGAGAAAGGGCATAATGCCAAAGTTCTGGAGAAGATCTGGACCGACTGGGAGGCTTTTGCGAGTTATGCATTTAATAAGTCCCACTCGACCTGTTATGCTTGGGTTGCTTATCAGACCGCTTATTTAAAAGCGCATTTTCCTGCGGAATACATGGCTGCGGTACTTTCCAATAACATGAATGATATCAAGCAGGTGACATTCTTTATGGAGGAATGTAAACGAATGGGCTTGCAGGTATTGGGGCCAGATGTGAATGAATCCTATTATAAGTTTACCGTAAATGAATCTGGAGCTATTCGTTTTGGAATAGGTGCGGTGAAAGGTGTTGGGGCAGGAGCGGTAGACGCTATCGTGCAAACACGGCAATCAGGATTGTATAAATCTGTTTTCGATATGGCTAAACGAATCGATCTTCGTGCGGTCAACAAGAAAGCTTTTGAGAGTCTGGCTTATGCTGGAGGCTTTGATAGTTTTGAGAATACGCACCGTGCACAATATTTTCATTCGGATGAAAATTCAACAGGAATGGAAAAGGCGATCCGATTTGGCCAGCGCTTTAAGGAAAATGAAAGTTCGGCCCAAGCGAGCTTGTTTGGTGTAGGAGGGGCTGCAGAATTGCCTGAGCCAGTTTTGGCGCCATGTCCGCAATGGGGATTGATTGAAAAGCTTAAATATGAAAAAGATGTTATCGGTATTTATCTGACCAGTCACCCCTTGGATACCTACCGGTTTGAGATTGAACATTTTTGTCAGAATTCGGTGTCAGATTTGGCCTTGATCAATAAGGTTAAGGCGGCAGAGGTCGATGAAGAGACTTTGCTTGAGTTTAATCGGATCAAGAACAAAGAATTGGTGATTGGCGGTATTATCGCATCGGCAAACCATCGATTGACGAAGACGGGTAAGCCTTTTGCGTCATTTATCATCGAGGATTATAGTGATTCTTATGATATGGCAGTTTTCGGTGAAGAATATGTCAAGTTGAAGGGATATTTGCAAGAGGGGTATTTTGTGCAATTACGGGGTTTGGTACAGGAGCGTTTCAGACAGGTTGGAAATTGGGGCTTTGAGCTGCGTAGTGTGCAGTTGCTTTCGGATCTTCGTGAGAAGATGGCGAAGAGTTTTACGATCAATATTCCTTTACCTAAGTTGAACGAAGCATTTCTTGATGGAATCAAGGATATACTGGCGCAAAATGAGATCGAGGGAGTTGTGCCAAATTGTCAATTGAAGTTTAAAATATGGGATCCCCAAGATGAAATATCTGTCGAAATGCCAGCTAAAAGTCTGAAAATAAACCTAACAAATGAATTTTTGGATTGTATAGATAAGTTTGAAGGGATAAATTACCGATTGAATTAG